The following are from one region of the Oncorhynchus nerka isolate Pitt River linkage group LG8, Oner_Uvic_2.0, whole genome shotgun sequence genome:
- the LOC115133202 gene encoding ras-related and estrogen-regulated growth inhibitor-like isoform X1, with product MAKSPEMKLAVFGRAGVGKSALVVRFLTRRFIWEYDPTLESTYRHQATIDDEVVTMEILDTAGQEDTQQKESHMRWGDGFVIVYDITDRGSFDEVAPLRGLLEEVKKPKNVPLVLVGNKADLDHARQVGTEEGERLAAEMACAFYECSACADEGGMVAEAFHELCRELRRRKVVQGKARRRSSTTHVKQAINKMLTKISS from the exons CTCTAGTGGTGAGGTTTCTGACCAGACGTTTCATCTGGGAGTATGACCCAACACTTG AATCAACATATCGCCATCAAGCAACCATAGACGATGAGGTTGTGACCATGGAGATCCTTGACACAGCCGGACAG GAGGACACGCAGCAGAAGGAGAGCCACATGCGCTGGGGCGATGGCTTCGTCATTGTCTATGACATCACTGACCGGGGCAGCTTTGACGAAGTGGCTCCTTTGCGAGGCCTCCTAGAGGAAGTCAAGAAACCCAAGAATGTCCCGTTGGTTCTGGTGGGCAACAAAGCCGACCTAGACCATGCCCGACAGGTGGGCACAGAGGAGGGCGAGCGGCTGGCTGCCGAGATGGCGTGCGCCTTCTACGAGTGCTCGGCGTGCGCCGACGAGGGTGGCATGGTGGCGGAAGCATTCCATGAGCTGTGTCGCGAGTTGAGGCGCCGCAAGGTGGTCCAGGGCAAGGCCAGGCGCCGTAGCTCCACCACCCACGTCAAGCAGGCCATCAACAAGATGCTGACCAAGATCAGCAGCTAG